A genomic segment from Bacillaceae bacterium S4-13-56 encodes:
- a CDS encoding YjcZ family sporulation protein, with the protein MHTNSFALIVVLFILLIIVGTSYVV; encoded by the coding sequence ATGCATACAAATAGCTTTGCATTAATCGTAGTGTTATTCATCTTATTAATCATTGTGGGGACTTCCTACGTTGTCTAA